Genomic window (Arachis hypogaea cultivar Tifrunner chromosome 13, arahy.Tifrunner.gnm2.J5K5, whole genome shotgun sequence):
TTCCAGTAAATGTCAGATTCTGGATATTTGGTCTTCTCAAGTGCATGAGCAATGGTACACTAAAACAGGGGTtaaaaagaaagggagaaaagatTTAGGCCTTTGGGTAAAGAAAGTGTAAAGGAATGAACAAGGTGCTGAACTTCAATGCAAACTAACCTGAGTTACACCCAATTTGTGTGCTAACAGAGAGGCAACAATGTTTCCATCACTGTAGTTTCCAACAATCAGATCTGGCTTGCCTTTCAACTCTTTGGCAAGTTCATGAGCAGCATCctagttaaaaagaaaaattgtatcaaatctgaatgttaattaaatttgaaaaccatCAAGATGTTCTAATTATGTGCCAATTATGatgaataaactaaaaaaaatcaccTCAGTGTAAGTTTCTAGGTAGGGCCAGACTTCGAATCTTGAGATCCATTTGCGAACAATTCCTTTCTCTGTTCTAAAGGGAACTCGAAGAATGTGGCAATGCTCAGTGCCGAATACCTTCTCAAGACGTTGGCCGCAAGTAGTTCCAACAGCATCAGGGAGAAGCCGGGTGAGCTGCATTTTAAAAGCAATCACAGGCTCAAGTTAGTGAAATTCAATTCACTATATATAAGTCAGCTAAATATTTACATCTGGAATAGGGAGATACAATGAGAATGCGAGGGGTGATGTCCAAGCCTTGTTTCTTGATGCGGTTGAGCATCTCATTCTCCAATGCACGAACTTGATCCAAGATGTAAACAACCTGATTATAGAATCAAGAACAGTTTATGCCAATTAACATTATTGAGGAGTAAAATGTTAACACGAAAAATAGAATTACAAATTTTATGATGTGATCTGGAGTTCTCAACTAACCTGGCCACCAGTATCAGGGTATCCCAAGACATTGTCTTGAGCAAAGTAACCATGGGGAGAAAGGATCACCACATTGAAGACCATAGGGATCCTTCCAAGGAATGTCTCCAGGGTACAAGGGTCAGGTGCCTCGAGGAGATCCAGGAGAAGCTGGATCATCTCGAGGACACGCTCGGCGGTGTCACCCCACCCTCTCTCCAAACCTATCTCCTGGAATTTGTGCTCGAATACTGAGTAGGGTGTTTCGGGAGCAAGTGTAACCAGATAGTCCTCTGCCTTTCTCAGAACATGTTGAAGAGAATTCAGGTTTTGAATCCTGTCATTCAACATCATAGTCTGCAAACAACAAGACTTTATTGGTAAATCCAATAATATACCTACAAAACCAGTAATGCCTCATAACTAGTAAATTTGCACTTCAAATTCAGTTATTAGACAAGCCTCTTATGTCAATTACTGTTAATTGTTACTTAAAACAAAACGTCTATTATTCGTTTTTCTCATGAACAATAAGGCCAAGGTATATGCCTCTGCCATCTATGACTGGTTCCAGAGGTAGTTACAGATCACTGCCCCCACCCACCTAAGTGATCATCACTTCAGCAAAGGGAATCAAACTCGCATCTTTTAGGATACAAGGTCATTGCTTTACCAACTGTGCCAATCATCTTTTATTGTTCGAAAATTTGTGAATTTACTGCCAGAAGTGCACAGAGCATACCTTTCCATTGTAACTATGAAGCCTTAGGAACTCCAACAATGGCTGCATGCTCTCCTTGCCATGGAAAAGCTTAGCGGAAAGGTGGCGGTTAAGGAACTCAACGCCATTCCCAATTGACTTGTTAAGTGTTGGGCGGGGGAAGGATgcgttaaaaggctcaaagtccAACTCAAGCACAAAGTTGCCGTTGGAACTACATCAacacaaaccaaaaaaaaaaattgtggacTTGTCTTAACACAACAAACGAAAGAGAGAACACTAAGCATTTGAAACTCAAAAACCTTTAGTTTATTACCTGCCATCAACAAGCTCTTCCTTGAACTTGAGGTACTCAGCAGGACGCAACTCATCAACAACAAGCGCGTGCACATTCACGCGCAGGTACTCCCAAACACCAGGCCTTGGACGAACTGCCAAAGCAACAAATGGTGGCAGCACTATGGCTTCCTGCAAGACACAACAAACAGAAACAACCAAATGAAATGACACAAAGTTCAACAAACCCCACCAAACAAACTTTAATATAAAGCAAAATCTAAAATGAAACTAAGAGGAAAATGTGGCAGAACTTTTACATGCAACCACTAATTTCTACTTTATTTCTTGTCAGCTGCTACTCCAATAGCAGAATCAGCTGAATTGTAGTCCCCACACGTAAATACAGTTTTTTTCAGGCTTAAATTCAATAAACGAGTACACTACAAATATCATTGttcccaaataaataaataaaagaattacctGAGTAGATCTCAGAACTTCTCCAAAGGCACCATCATATAGCTTCTGCCTCTTCTCTTCAGGGATTTCTTCAAACTCAGCAATGACCTGGTGATGCTGCAGGATTCCCTTGCCCTTAGCCTCGATCCTTTTTAACACCAAAAAAATAGTGTTACTTACGTTCACATCCTTGTACATTAAAATATCAAATTCATaagaacaaataaataaagaCTAAACATCAAATTGGTGCCGATTAATTTCACGGATTAAATACTTTAGTTCTCTAACAAATTTAActttattattcaaaaaattttcaaaaattactcgTGTCACTGTTTTGCAATAAtgtttttttgaaaatctaattatttaataataaaatttatgagtaatttatttattttacagacaaattaaaaattttattaaaagtgaTGGAAAAAACAATTTatctaatcaaaataattttccgaaaattttgaagtaataaAAATGTGTTAAAAACTAAATATACAAACTGAGTTGGATACTATATATTTACtcgtaaataaataaacaaaataagaattaaaaaaaatggctACCTACCTAGCAAGAAGGGCCAAAATCTCATTCCTCTGTCCAGCAAGAGTCTCATCGAGCCTCTCCTTGAGAGAGTGAGAGCGAGTCAAAGCCATGGCCCCAAACGAAAAACTTCAACCAACTGCAACAAAGAAAAAAAGCAGCATGAGAAGAAACTGATCAGACTtttttctccaatttttttttaaaggataAGGAGGGTCACCAAAAGTCAAAACCAAAAAACAAATATtgaaaatttgtaaagaaaatTCCAGAAACACTAGATTGGATTTCAAGACCGGCCAACCTTCACCAACCACCATTtcccaaataaaatatattaaaacaaaAAGTACTAAATATTAAATGCAGGTCCTGTAAGATCTCTGTGCAATAGGGAATAAAGTCAAGATGCGGTTTCATTTTTCCACCATTACCATCATTTTCTTTCgtttaaataatattttcattAATTAGATTACTAAAAGAAAGACAAcaaacaaataagcaaaaagaaATCCATCTTATTTGATCTTGTTTTAACACAGAAAAGTTCCTCATTTGGAATGTGAAACACTGGAACTTTCTTTAGCATCAAAATTTGAGCAAAAAGACAACCACACAGAACCTAATCTGAGGAACAAAGTAGGGGAGTTTCACTTTCTAAGCACAGTGAACCAAGTCTCTAAGCTCTCTCTCATGGAAAAAAAAACATAGAACTGTATCTATATCTATAGAACAAGGATCGTGTCAGAAAATGTCTGATCCAGTGGTTAGTGGTAATTACAGCACAATGATGAGTTTGCTGAAAGAGGTAGATCTTTCAGAATAATAAGCTAAGAAcataaaggaaagaagaaagaaaaaaagacaaagaaagaaagaaagaataccaATGGAGAAAAGAGAATGAACGTAAAAAAGGAAGGGGTGAAGGAGAAGAACGGAATGAATGAATGGAAAGAGAGGTGGTGGATGCGTTAATTTATAGACAAGGAGCGCCAAAGGGGAATACCGGAGACACTTTACAGGAGAAGAAAAATACATGCAACAAactttactctctctctctctgtgggTAATTTTGTAAATGCACAACGTCAAAATTTACGTTCTTCACGAAGCCCGCAGTATcatattctatttaatttatttactgtATTATCATAGAAAAAAAAGTTATAGTATTTTAGTTATATtgcttaaataaatattaataaatatattagttaaaaaaaagagaaagtctTGCGAACAATaaagaatccaaaaaagtttaCTAGTGGAGACAaaacataaatatataacataaagtatatttttatttttaatatttataattcttttaaaaatatttttttatatttaatttgatttagttttatcttaaaatttttaatttatattaaaattatccttgaacattaattttatctaaaattttatggacaaaaataaaaatatcaaaatacgtAAAATagttttaatacaaataaataatattaggaataaaattaaacaggaagacaaaaaaaatagtttatctctaattatattttattattataaaatatgataatttttaaattatttaactaataaatttaaataataatttaaataatagtatataatttaaaattttattcttttagattttatatttttttaaaaattacgtAATCTTTTCATTGTTAATATAAACAAATGTTAAtgcatataatttaataaaaaaataagtttaataaaataattgtatttaatttgagattaatttaacacaataattttatgtataaataaaattttaaatttaataaaataatttttataataatttaatataatgagATCAAACATAAATGTTTAGTGagaacaaataaatattattattatatattactaaaaaaatttaaattatagtgAGAGTATGTACTTACTCTTACATCTCTCTAAGTAATAAATTTGTCGTTATACCATTAATATCACACAATATTcaacatcaaaaaaaaaaaattaactcttaAAAAAGTatctaaaattcaattaaaaaaaatccaaaatttggaattcgacaaaaaaaaaaatcatcaaaaatAAGTTTTATACTGGACTTGTTTGATAATTTATGATAATATTAGCTGAAATTAATTActatactattaattttttaatattatttttaaaaaaaataactatgttTAATCTAACATTTAACtacttttattattcttttatctcttttttgttTAACTAAAAATTGATTATTTAGTTAGACCTTAATTTAATTTGACTGGAGTATCAAAATTTCTGCATAAAAATCTTCTTAAATTAGTCgacagaaaaggaaaaaagacATAGCCCTACATgggtttttctcattttttgagCGGATCGGATAACATGCATTTTTCTTGTCTACCACGTCTGTTCGTTTCTATCCGGGCTGTGGGCACATCATACCTTCTAGATTATCATAATATATGGAATGTAATTGTTCTCTTTATACTTTCTCATTCTTTATACGTTTATTTGCGCATTGATTTTTAGAtaaggatttattattatttattattatttttatgacaGGATTCTATTTCTATATATTACGAAGgagttttaatgtatattttctCTTACTGCTTCaatttattaaagaaaaaaaatgatgaaacaatAATTACTACatctgttttttattattattattattattattattattattattattattattattattattattagagagacaaaaaaaatagtttaaatttatcttatttaatatttgttaaacaattaataaatattaaataaaataaatttagattgtTTTAACTGTTTTTTTATCTCTCaaatattattgtattattaattatgataatattaaagaaataaaaaataactaaaatttattttatttaatatttattaatttttataataattaataaatattaataaaataaattttaactatttttaattagtttctcttgttatcaaatattttcgtaTTAATTAGATAAGggcataattttttttcatttttcgcaTAGAATCCTTTCATAATAAGGCATTGGTATCTAAAAGCCTATATTTATATGCATGGAAAAAGAAATAAGATTATAGATCTTCGCCAAATACGTATACACATAAACGTTACCTATTTTCAACATATTATTGTATAGCAAATAAATTCAAGATAATTTTCTTGATGCGTAAGACAATATCCATCAAAATGaagaataaataatattatgaAGACATTAAAAATATGAATCAAAACTTGCCCAAATTACCCTGAATATTCCATGGCGATACCATGAAGAGATTTATCTGATACATACTTTTCTCCCAATGAATGTATACACTGCACAACATGAGAGTTTCTCGTTTATGCTTGTTGCCAAAAAGCTTATCAATTAAAGCAACAACTCACTATCTTTTaaattgttaattaataattaatctacttttaaaatttgaattttttatacaaaatataaatttaatttctatAAACTAATATTATAGAAGAGTTTTGTACTTTTGTACAAATATCCagtaacaaattcaaaaaattttcacagcgaaacaaaatatataaaatataataataattttttagcttaatattattctattattttctataatttgttaattttttagttaGGTTCTTATAATTTAAGAGTTTATAATTGAATCATTATattggataaaaaaattaattagattcttagtagttgttattttttaaaaaatacacacTAATCCTATAAAATTTGTCACTAATCAtattattagtatttaataattaattatgataaaatttgtcaataatcataatattttatattatattatttttaataattacaatAATTCTTTCATATATCTCCATGAGTACTATATATAAAGTGTTTCATTTAACGTTCATAAGTGTAAATTCTAGAGCcaaattcttttgttttttttttaactattttatacaataataatgtattttttttatcaaaattgatctttttaagaTATAAATTAAAAGTTTGCTATTCTTTTATAAAGCcaactttatttttattctttaaattatatCATGAGTatttttactcaatttttttttgtccttacaaaataattatcttttaccGCAATTATTTACAATACTTCGCATACATCATATTTTATCTCAAAGTTATTTCATTAATTCAGGTGCTAATTATATGGATATAAAAGTTCAACACATCGAAGAAGTAAACTTCATTTTGCTAAAAGATGATTGAATCTtcttatatactatatataactAACCTAATAGAATGTGGGTGAAATTATTTTCCGTAGAAAAGTTAAATTTATCATTAAACTAAATAGGATTATTCTTGCCTTGCCGTATTATATGAATAACTAAATGATGGAGCTTATTTAACAAGAGGATAGTCCAAATTTGCAtgaattttacatatttaatctGGTCAAACTATTTTCATTAGTTGTCATAATCAAAATTATTCTAATGTATATGTGTCTAAGTTCTAGAATTGAATAGCATATGTTATTTAAATAACATAATTAATATTAGAATTTGATTAGTTTAATTTCAAAAGAATTTTAAagttaatcttattttattaattaattctatttaatttagatatgtaacccttaatttatttatttttaattttattttttattatttatgagtttattttattagtaatatatatatatccaagtaatttagtaaaaaatgctgctaataatatatatgataGTGTGTcatataattttgatatatttttaatctatcaataattaaaaattaaattatttaaaataataatagtatttcattgtcaataataataaatgcatATATTCTATTGTTCaaattattatgttattaattaataatttattttttaattttaaaagtattataattAAATGTATATACTCCAATTAAGGAGTAATTATATTAgtctattaattataatattcaaattaaattttgagaataaaataatattttaaattttttatcgttagaaattttatgattaattagTTTGTTTTAGGTAagttattttgagattttattttttaatatattaggtattattttattttgattttttctattatacaagtgtaattacccgtgctatgcacgtgataagattgaaattataattttaaattatttttttaaaattaatttgaattataataatttgattaataaaaaagtcatatgttatgcattgtttgattttttttaatctagtgttaattggattaactctaaaatagttatgaatcggttttaataatctactttcttcaataaatcagatatatataatgaatgtgatcataaataatatagtaataatcaaatccaccaacaaatatattggctattatcacactataaaataaattaaatataaagactATTAGCACTTATAAAATCTATAAAATTGCACTGTCTTTGATTCGTGcaagggtttacttatcaaataaacttaaaatatgaaaaaaaaatatttataaaatggacctaTCATCACTTaaaagaatcatgaaaaataatcaacttaccttatcatccatgagaatcatttctatgtaagtcgtcTTGTTCTTTTCAAATTTGGATGggactttccataaccttataattcttgcctttatttttcaaacttttttattACATAATCTACCATAGGGAATATTATTGATAGAATCGTAGTTAGTAGCCTTtagatatgaaaaataataaacagaagaaaATCTATGTCTGAGGTACGAAATTTttagatgataaataattataCACTAATTATACATggtaataattaacaaatattttcaatggagatacttgctacaattaggtaaaatttatgccattatattttattaacctttatgattaattcaatagagatacttactcaatatatgtaacagcccagaccacccgctagcacgatattgtccactttggcatataaggcctcacggttttgcctttaacgatagggatgatagccgaaacccccacactcactcgtcaaaacgcgtcatgctagggagaggtatccacacccttataaggcatgcttcgttcccttccccaaccgatgtgggaccttacaatctacccccctaagggagcccagcgccctcgctggcacatcgatccgggttccggTTCTGATACCATctataacagcccagaccacccgctagcacgatattgtccgctttggcacacaatatctcacggttttgcctttgacgatagggatgagagccaaagccccccacactcactcgtcaaaacgcatcatgctagggagaggtatccacacccttataagacatgcttcgttcccctctccaactgatgtgggaccttacaatttGACGCGTTTTGACAAGTGAGTGTGGGGCGCTTcgactatcatccctatcgtcaaagacaaaatcgtgaggccttgtgtgctaaagcggataatatcgtgctagcgggtggtctgggctgttacatggggcttcggctatcatccctattgtcaaaggtaaaatcgtgaggccttgtgtgccaaagcggacaatatcgtgctagcgggtggtctgggctgttatagatctgtaacagcccagaccacccgctagcacgatattgtccgctttgtcacacaagacctcacggttttgcctttgacgataggaatGATAGCCGAAGCTCCCCATAATCACTCGtaaaaatgcgtcatgctagggagaggtatccacatccttataaggcatgcttcgttcccatccccaaccgatgtgggaccttacaatccacaccctaagggagcccagcgccctcgctggcacatcaatCCGGACTCCGGCTCTGATACCTtctgtaacagtccagaccacccgatagcacgatattatccgctttggcacacaagacctcacggttttgcctttgacgatagggatgatagccgaaacttCCCACACTTACTTGTCAAAACACGTCAAGGGTCCCTTTTTAGTCTTAACTCACGGCAGCAACCACGAGAAACGAAGAAGGATTACACCGCAACAGCCTCTATTTTAATCATACAGTTTCTAGAACTCGACCCTAGGATATTAACATCATGAACTTCTCAAAATTTTATAGCAGAATAATAACGGTAAGAATTCCAAGGCTTGAATAAATTACCACAGTTAAAGAAAAAAATGCCGCAACGGAGGTGCATAAGCTCCGGCAGCTACCTCAAGTGACGACAACAACCCCATGCTCCGATGACAGCAACTGTAAAAAGCTCTGCAGTGACAACAATGTTCCAAGAATTCAGAAGAACGGAGATTAAAAATGAAACCCTTACTGACAGTGGATTCCAGTAACGGTAGTGCCGTTCCCCGGTAACCAGGCACGGCGGCGAGGCTCGGCAACCCATCCTCAACCGCGGCGACAAAGCGTGCGATGGCGGCGGCGGCTTCACGCTGCACGACAGTGCCTTCCCTCTCTCCACTGGAAGCTCTCTCCCTCGCTCTCTGCTCCAGTGACGGTGATGTTCGCGGCTTTATTCGGCGGCGACATGCACAGCCCTGACGGCGAGACAGCGCCGTCGTCCTTCCTTCCTCTCTCGGCGACAACGGCATtggaagatatgaatttttgaagtttATTGGTTGCTGTAGAATTTTTTGGTTTTCTGGTTCTGCAGTACCAACTTCCAAACGCTATAACTTTTGGTTTAAACGGGATTTTGAGTTGCTTTTAAAGGGATTTTGAATATCTGTGAGTCTACTTTAATTGAGTACCAATTTCATGTCCATAGCTACTTTGTAGAGTTAGTTATGTCTCTTGGAAGTTGGGCTGTTCGCAGAAAATTCAGAACCGATTACTAGAAACAGGGCAGCAATTCCAATTGACATTTAATTAACCAAATGAAGTGCTATGAATCTGAAACTTATTTTTCCTAAAACTTAGGGGTGTAAAGTGTATCCTCACCAAAATCTAAGAGTAATGGATTAAAATTGAATTTGTTATAGATTTTGCAAAAACATAGCTGCCTGTTGTATTTTTCTGAATCTTCTTAAGTGCAGCAGcagatttttattgaatttgttaTAAATTCAATTCTAATCTAAAGGTGGTAAAACTTTGATTTAGATCCAAAGGGTATGTCCAAATTTGACTGTATGCATGAATATAGGTAAGTAAAAGTGTGTAAATTATCTCTAGGACACATTTAAAGTTAAACGGTGATAACTTAGAGATGAAGAAAGATAACTAATAGTTGGAGAAGATAGTATTTGATTTGATAAGATGAAGGAAGAGAGTAATGTAAGAAATTGAGACTTGATGATATTAATTagtcaagaataataaaaatgtatgaTCAATGAGTTGAGTGAAATGGAGAATGACGAGATTGAGACATGAATTAGTATTCAGAATGAAAATGATAAATTGTAAGACATGATTGAATAACCTGAGCTTGAGGCGTTGTCTTCCCCATGTCAGCTGGGATTTTCCCGTGGTATTTATTGAGAAAGTGCAGTAATGTCGCGAATATGCCGGAGTTGCACATGTACGCTAATGATTGaacattattgagcttggggtacTATCTTCCCCATATCAGCTTGGGGTATTccttccccatgtcagcttggggtgttgtctcttctccccatgtcagcttgggattcGTCCCATGGATATTATTGAACTTGGGGCATTCTTtttcccatgtcagcttggggtcCTCCCCATGGTGTATTTCGAGTTTGAGAACATGTCGGGATGGCTACgtaaccgacagttgatatcaacagccataggacaggaatgcatcatgtgcatttgatTGTTTTTATTGCTATGTATTATCTGAGATTGCCTAATGataacatgtcatcatgtcatatttttctatgctttttctttattttttttttttaggttttatgcactttcttgagccataagtaagccaattgggtagaatttcatgtttcctttgattcaatcaaccatggataaattaatgcattttcataagattttgtgctataattgttatatattatgaaagaataacaa
Coding sequences:
- the LOC112738386 gene encoding sucrose synthase translates to MALTRSHSLKERLDETLAGQRNEILALLARIEAKGKGILQHHQVIAEFEEIPEEKRQKLYDGAFGEVLRSTQEAIVLPPFVALAVRPRPGVWEYLRVNVHALVVDELRPAEYLKFKEELVDGSSNGNFVLELDFEPFNASFPRPTLNKSIGNGVEFLNRHLSAKLFHGKESMQPLLEFLRLHSYNGKTMMLNDRIQNLNSLQHVLRKAEDYLVTLAPETPYSVFEHKFQEIGLERGWGDTAERVLEMIQLLLDLLEAPDPCTLETFLGRIPMVFNVVILSPHGYFAQDNVLGYPDTGGQVVYILDQVRALENEMLNRIKKQGLDITPRILILTRLLPDAVGTTCGQRLEKVFGTEHCHILRVPFRTEKGIVRKWISRFEVWPYLETYTEDAAHELAKELKGKPDLIVGNYSDGNIVASLLAHKLGVTQCTIAHALEKTKYPESDIYWKKFDDKYHFSCQFTADLFAMNHTDFIITSTFQEIAGSKDTVGQYESHTHFTLPGLYRVVHGIDVFDPKFNIVSPGADMSIYFPYTETERRLTSFHPEIEELLYSNVENEEHICVLKDRTKPIIFTMARLDRVKNITGLVEWYGKNARLRELVNLVVVAGDRRKESKDLEEKAEMKKMYGLIETYKLNGQFRWISSQMNRVRNGELYRVICDTKGAFVQPAIYEAFGLTVVEAMTCGLPTFATCNGGPAEIIVNGKSGYHIDPYHGDRAAEILVDFFEKSKADPSHWDKISQGGLKRIHEKYTWQIYSDRLLTLTGVYGFWKHVTNLDRRESKRYLEMFYALKYRMLAESVPLAVE